From Amphritea atlantica, a single genomic window includes:
- a CDS encoding PAS domain-containing protein: MNSSNRSNEFQQNDVLVLITDPKAVISYVSDDLCRVTGYSRTELTGQNINILRHPQMPAGPFKQLWETIQEGMPWMGMILNRSRSNQDLWFDTYIIPTIEDGEITEYQCIYRKPTAETVARAADVYEQRRLGKMPKALSRKQPDLDNRLCLVMLISLVPSVGWMLWHSLSAASVVAASASALLAILGCKWLTHRFKKLVNSSRQIVSHPIKQLIYTGTADDIGQLELVQCMLLSQLDAILRRIQNASGEVEKSSQSSARVMASTFGNIQSQQAALVQIAAAVEQMTATTSDVANNTVKARDQSEQAQQNARQGNNIVVNAVAAIRSLDQAIDRIGENLKGLEQRSTQIDKVVDVIHDIADKTNLLALNAAIEAARAGENGRGFAVVADEVRSLAQRTRVSTSEISTIIQELQEATSGTSETMKEVQSLADTTVTRIEEAGANLTSIIGAVESINSMTIQIASASEQQNTATQEVNKQIHMISNAATEAADQAEETLQLNNMTVRLARQQSNMVEIIIANQ, from the coding sequence ATGAATAGCAGCAACAGAAGCAACGAGTTTCAGCAGAATGATGTACTGGTACTGATTACCGATCCGAAAGCGGTTATCAGTTATGTCAGTGATGACCTGTGCCGGGTGACTGGTTATTCAAGGACCGAACTGACAGGACAGAATATTAATATACTGCGCCACCCACAGATGCCTGCCGGCCCGTTTAAGCAGTTGTGGGAAACCATACAGGAGGGCATGCCGTGGATGGGGATGATCCTCAACCGCAGTCGTAGCAATCAGGATCTCTGGTTCGATACCTACATCATTCCAACGATCGAGGACGGTGAGATCACTGAATATCAGTGTATCTACCGTAAGCCCACAGCAGAGACCGTTGCCCGTGCCGCAGATGTGTATGAGCAGCGCCGGTTGGGGAAAATGCCTAAGGCCCTGAGTCGCAAGCAACCCGATCTGGATAACCGTCTCTGCCTTGTCATGCTGATCAGTCTTGTGCCCAGCGTGGGCTGGATGCTGTGGCATTCACTTTCAGCCGCTTCGGTAGTGGCCGCGAGTGCCAGTGCTCTGTTGGCCATCCTGGGCTGTAAATGGCTGACCCATCGGTTCAAAAAGCTTGTGAATAGCAGCCGTCAGATTGTCAGTCACCCGATTAAACAGCTGATCTATACCGGTACTGCAGATGATATTGGCCAGTTGGAGTTGGTGCAGTGCATGCTGCTATCCCAGCTGGACGCGATCCTTAGGCGTATCCAGAATGCCTCGGGTGAGGTGGAAAAAAGTTCGCAAAGCTCGGCCCGGGTGATGGCTTCAACCTTTGGCAATATCCAGTCGCAACAGGCTGCGCTGGTGCAAATTGCCGCTGCTGTTGAACAGATGACGGCCACCACAAGTGATGTTGCGAATAACACGGTAAAAGCCCGGGATCAGTCAGAGCAGGCACAACAGAATGCCCGCCAGGGTAATAATATTGTCGTTAATGCGGTCGCTGCAATCAGGTCTCTGGATCAGGCCATCGACCGGATAGGTGAAAACCTCAAGGGTCTTGAGCAACGCAGTACTCAGATCGATAAAGTGGTTGATGTGATTCACGATATTGCCGACAAGACCAACCTGCTGGCGTTGAATGCCGCTATTGAAGCCGCCCGAGCCGGTGAAAATGGCCGCGGTTTTGCGGTGGTCGCCGATGAAGTCCGCTCGTTGGCGCAACGCACCCGGGTATCCACCAGTGAAATCAGCACCATTATCCAGGAGCTGCAGGAGGCGACCAGTGGCACGTCGGAAACCATGAAGGAGGTGCAGTCGCTGGCTGATACGACGGTCACCCGGATTGAGGAAGCGGGCGCTAACCTGACATCGATTATTGGCGCAGTCGAATCGATCAACAGTATGACCATTCAGATTGCCAGCGCCAGCGAACAGCAAAACACCGCGACACAGGAGGTTAATAAACAGATCCATATGATCAGCAATGCTGCCACCGAGGCCGCAGATCAGGCAGAGGAAACCCTGCAGCTGAACAATATGACCGTCCGGCTGGCACGGCAACAGAGCAATATGGTGGAAATTATCATTGCCAATCAATAG
- a CDS encoding gamma carbonic anhydrase family protein, producing MAVYALGSKTPLIDDSCFIAEEATLIGDVILKENASVWPQAVLRGDSEPITIGVGSNVQDGAVLHTDPGFPLTVADHVTIGHQAMLHGCTVGEGSLIGIQAVILNGAVIGKNCLVGAGALVTEGAIFADNSLILGVPAKVVKTLPDEARAGLYANTQTYIDKAALYKTELKKIG from the coding sequence ATGGCCGTTTACGCGCTGGGGAGTAAAACACCGCTCATTGATGACAGCTGTTTTATTGCAGAAGAGGCGACACTGATTGGTGACGTCATTCTGAAGGAAAACGCTTCTGTATGGCCGCAAGCGGTACTGCGGGGTGACAGTGAACCGATCACTATTGGTGTCGGCAGTAACGTTCAGGATGGCGCAGTGCTGCACACGGACCCGGGTTTTCCTCTGACCGTTGCCGATCACGTTACCATCGGCCATCAGGCGATGCTGCACGGCTGCACGGTTGGAGAGGGTTCTCTTATCGGTATTCAGGCGGTTATTCTCAACGGTGCCGTTATCGGGAAAAACTGTCTGGTAGGCGCGGGTGCGCTGGTAACCGAGGGGGCAATATTTGCGGACAACTCGCTGATCCTCGGTGTACCGGCAAAGGTTGTGAAAACCCTGCCTGATGAGGCCCGTGCCGGTCTTTATGCCAATACACAAACCTATATCGATAAAGCGGCGTTGTATAAAACAGAGCTGAAAAAGATTGGCTAA